A genomic stretch from Caldicellulosiruptoraceae bacterium PP1 includes:
- the def gene encoding peptide deformylase, whose translation MAIRKIRHIGDDVLRKKARTVEKFDGRLKQLIQDMLETMYEANGVGLAAPQVGILKRVIVIDAGDGPIAVINPTITSYEGSSIDIEGCLSVPEQWGEVERPEKVVVKGFDENGNEIQIEAEGLLARAFCHEIDHLEGVLFVDKVIRFVTKEELEEKREEGHKMDLE comes from the coding sequence ATGGCAATAAGAAAGATAAGACATATTGGTGATGATGTTTTAAGGAAAAAGGCAAGAACTGTTGAAAAATTTGATGGAAGGCTAAAACAATTAATTCAAGATATGCTTGAAACAATGTATGAAGCAAATGGAGTAGGTCTTGCTGCTCCACAAGTAGGCATCTTAAAAAGAGTAATAGTTATTGATGCAGGTGATGGACCAATTGCTGTAATAAATCCAACTATTACTTCATATGAAGGAAGTTCAATAGATATTGAAGGATGCTTATCTGTTCCTGAGCAATGGGGAGAAGTTGAGAGGCCAGAAAAGGTAGTTGTAAAAGGTTTTGATGAAAATGGCAATGAGATTCAAATAGAAGCAGAGGGACTTTTAGCAAGAGCATTTTGTCATGAAATTGACCATTTGGAAGGAGTATTATTTGTTGATAAAGTAATCAGATTTGTAACAAAAGAAGAATTAGAAGAAAAAAGAGAAGAAGGCCATAAAATGGATTTAGAATAA
- the rlmN gene encoding 23S rRNA (adenine(2503)-C(2))-methyltransferase RlmN, with protein sequence MRNIKDLTFDELKSWLKSINEKEFRSTQIFDWIYKKNSESFDSFSNLPENLRNKLKQDFILNLMEIIKVQEDVFTRKYLMLLNDNNTIESVFMKYKFGNSICISTQVGCNMSCAFCASTIGGKIRNLTSGEMVDQIIKVENDTKERISSIVLMGSGEPFDNAENVFKFIEIVNHPKGKNIGARHITISTVGVVPYIYELANYEKQINLAISLHATNNKIREKLIPMNKRYPIEEIIEAIRNYINKTQRRVTIEYALIKGINDSDIDAIRLSELFKNMLIHVNLIPINEIEEKEFRRPPKERIISFYNILKNNKIEVTIRRELGSSISAACGQLRSKHLDKR encoded by the coding sequence ATGAGAAATATTAAGGATCTAACTTTTGATGAGTTAAAGTCCTGGTTAAAAAGCATAAATGAAAAAGAATTCAGATCAACTCAGATATTTGATTGGATTTATAAAAAAAATAGCGAAAGCTTTGATTCATTTTCTAATCTACCTGAAAACTTAAGAAATAAATTAAAGCAGGACTTTATACTCAATTTAATGGAGATTATAAAAGTTCAAGAAGATGTGTTTACAAGAAAATATTTAATGTTATTAAATGATAATAATACAATAGAATCAGTATTTATGAAATATAAATTTGGAAATTCAATATGTATATCTACACAAGTTGGCTGTAATATGAGTTGTGCTTTTTGTGCATCTACAATTGGTGGGAAAATTCGAAATCTAACTAGTGGTGAAATGGTTGACCAGATAATTAAAGTAGAAAATGATACAAAAGAAAGAATCTCAAGTATAGTACTTATGGGCAGTGGAGAACCCTTTGACAATGCTGAAAATGTATTCAAATTTATTGAAATAGTTAATCACCCAAAGGGCAAGAATATAGGAGCAAGACATATAACAATTTCAACTGTTGGAGTAGTACCTTATATATATGAATTAGCAAACTATGAAAAGCAAATTAATTTAGCTATTTCTCTACATGCTACAAATAATAAAATAAGAGAAAAATTAATCCCAATGAATAAAAGATATCCTATTGAAGAAATAATAGAAGCAATACGCAATTATATAAATAAAACTCAAAGAAGAGTTACCATTGAATATGCATTAATAAAGGGAATTAATGATTCTGATATAGATGCAATAAGACTTTCAGAATTATTTAAAAATATGCTTATACATGTAAATTTAATACCAATAAATGAAATTGAAGAAAAAGAATTCAGAAGACCTCCAAAAGAAAGAATTATTTCTTTTTATAATATATTGAAAAATAATAAAATTGAAGTTACTATAAGAAGAGAATTAGGTAGTTCAATTTCAGCAGCATGTGGGCAATTAAGGTCAAAACATTTAGATAAAAGATAA
- a CDS encoding zinc metallopeptidase, whose translation MFYFDPYYFVYMFPAILISLFAQLKVQYAFSKYSRVSSFSGYTGAEVAQYILRLYGIYDVDVESVEGLLTDHYDPRTRTLRLSRSVYASNSLAAIGVAAHEVGHAIQHKERYIFLGLRSAMVPVVNIGSNLAFPLIIIGFMFRNGDFFINLGILLFSLAVIFTIITLPVELNATKRALNALTTSGIIMPIEQKAVKSVLTAAALTYVASVITAILQLLYLLSFAQRRRDD comes from the coding sequence ATGTTCTATTTTGATCCATATTACTTTGTTTATATGTTTCCAGCTATCTTAATTTCGTTATTTGCACAATTGAAGGTTCAGTATGCATTTTCAAAATATTCAAGGGTATCATCATTTTCAGGATATACTGGTGCTGAAGTGGCACAATATATTTTAAGACTTTATGGAATTTATGATGTTGATGTAGAATCAGTTGAAGGCTTGCTTACTGATCATTATGATCCAAGAACAAGAACATTAAGGCTATCAAGAAGCGTTTATGCATCAAATTCTTTAGCAGCAATAGGTGTTGCAGCGCATGAAGTAGGACATGCCATTCAACACAAAGAAAGATATATATTTTTAGGTTTAAGAAGTGCTATGGTTCCAGTAGTAAATATAGGCTCAAATTTAGCTTTTCCACTTATAATTATTGGATTTATGTTTAGAAATGGTGATTTTTTTATTAATTTAGGTATACTATTATTTAGCTTAGCAGTTATATTTACTATTATAACTCTTCCAGTTGAATTAAATGCTACAAAAAGAGCACTGAATGCTTTAACAACAAGTGGGATTATCATGCCAATTGAGCAAAAAGCAGTAAAATCTGTATTGACCGCAGCTGCTTTAACTTATGTTGCTTCAGTAATTACTGCTATATTACAACTTTTATATCTGTTATCTTTTGCACAAAGAAGAAGGGATGATTAA
- the rsmB gene encoding 16S rRNA (cytosine(967)-C(5))-methyltransferase RsmB produces MIKINIIRKDIVEVLIDIENGTSSDSAIEKKINNYENIKDRALMVEICHGVIRYKNLLDFYIEFLTNNKKIDFYIKSILRVGTYQLLFLDKIPNYAAINESVEISKKYKKQSSNFVNAVLRNVLKKKEEIEKAIESLKDRNIFDYLEVKLSFPKYLIKYFTQSYGLEEAIKILEFLNSRPKVSFKINTRKVHESDFIEKYFDSNIYNKSLLNNLIYFINQGNLKDSFLYKEGFIYFQDPAASLVVYDNIECFKCADDILDLCAAPGGKSFNTAEVSDGRIISCDINAKKLKIMKDNIDRLGFTNIQLIKNDATKLNENFINKFDICICDLPCSGFGVIRKKPEIKWKKKIEDIYNLHKLQISILENAKHYLKSKGILIYSTCTLGKIENEGTIDSFLSNNKNFKLIKSKTILPHLFNSDGFYISVLKRED; encoded by the coding sequence ATGATTAAAATTAATATTATTAGAAAAGATATTGTAGAAGTTCTTATTGATATTGAAAATGGAACATCTTCTGATAGTGCCATAGAGAAAAAAATTAACAATTATGAAAATATAAAAGATAGGGCTTTAATGGTAGAAATATGCCATGGTGTAATAAGATACAAAAACCTTTTAGATTTCTATATTGAATTCTTGACTAATAACAAAAAAATTGATTTCTATATTAAATCAATTTTGAGAGTAGGGACCTATCAGCTATTATTTTTAGATAAAATACCAAACTATGCTGCAATTAACGAAAGTGTTGAAATTTCAAAAAAATATAAAAAACAATCTTCAAATTTTGTAAATGCAGTATTAAGAAATGTTTTAAAGAAAAAAGAAGAAATAGAAAAAGCAATAGAAAGTTTAAAAGATAGAAATATTTTTGATTATTTAGAGGTTAAATTATCTTTCCCAAAGTATTTAATTAAATATTTTACCCAAAGCTATGGATTAGAAGAAGCAATAAAAATATTAGAATTTTTGAATTCTCGTCCCAAAGTAAGTTTTAAAATTAATACAAGAAAGGTTCATGAATCAGATTTTATTGAAAAGTATTTTGATAGTAATATATATAATAAAAGTTTATTAAATAATTTAATATATTTTATAAATCAAGGTAATCTTAAAGATAGTTTTCTTTATAAAGAAGGTTTTATTTATTTTCAAGATCCAGCCGCTTCATTAGTTGTTTATGACAATATTGAATGCTTTAAATGTGCTGATGATATTTTAGATCTTTGTGCAGCACCTGGAGGTAAATCATTTAACACAGCAGAAGTTTCAGATGGAAGGATAATTTCTTGTGATATCAACGCTAAAAAACTTAAGATTATGAAAGATAATATTGATAGGCTTGGATTTACTAATATACAGTTAATTAAAAATGATGCTACAAAATTAAATGAGAATTTTATTAATAAGTTTGATATATGCATTTGTGATTTACCTTGCTCTGGATTTGGGGTAATTAGAAAAAAGCCTGAAATTAAATGGAAGAAGAAAATCGAAGATATCTATAATCTCCATAAATTACAAATATCGATATTAGAAAATGCAAAACATTATTTAAAAAGCAAAGGTATATTAATATATAGCACATGTACTTTAGGAAAAATAGAAAATGAAGGGACAATAGATAGCTTTCTGAGTAATAATAAGAATTTTAAATTAATAAAATCAAAAACAATACTTCCTCATTTATTTAACTCTGATGGCTTTTATATTTCAGTTTTGAAAAGAGAGGATTAA
- the fmt gene encoding methionyl-tRNA formyltransferase yields MKVVFMGTPLFAVPTLEKLIANQYDIELVVTQPDKPVGRKQVLTPPPIKEVALKNSIEVVQPDKLRNNIDIINKLKLINPDVIVVVAYGKILPKEILDIPKYGCINVHASLLPKYRGAAPIHRCIIDNLKQTGITIMKMDEGLDTGDILSQCSVEITMDDDIQTLSDKLSKCGADLLIETLKNIENIKPQKQDSSIATYAPPISKIEGLIDWTNSVKEIFNKYRALKYWPGLYTYFNGKILKVHNIEVHNNLNSSSNFGEIVSIENDGLYVKASDGLIKIIELQIEGSKKMDAKSFINGYKIKVGDKLG; encoded by the coding sequence TTGAAAGTTGTTTTTATGGGCACACCTTTATTTGCTGTTCCAACTTTAGAAAAGCTGATAGCTAATCAATATGATATTGAATTAGTAGTTACTCAGCCTGATAAACCAGTAGGAAGAAAGCAAGTGTTAACACCACCTCCAATTAAAGAAGTTGCTTTAAAAAATTCTATTGAGGTTGTTCAACCAGATAAGTTAAGAAATAATATTGATATCATTAATAAATTAAAACTAATCAATCCAGATGTCATTGTAGTTGTGGCTTATGGGAAGATACTACCAAAAGAGATTTTAGATATACCTAAATATGGTTGCATAAATGTCCATGCATCACTTTTACCCAAATACAGGGGGGCAGCTCCAATTCATAGATGTATTATTGATAACCTGAAACAAACAGGTATTACAATAATGAAAATGGACGAAGGATTAGATACTGGTGATATTCTATCGCAATGTTCTGTTGAAATTACTATGGATGATGACATTCAAACACTTAGTGATAAATTATCAAAATGTGGTGCTGATTTGCTAATAGAAACACTTAAAAATATTGAAAATATTAAACCTCAAAAGCAAGATTCATCAATAGCAACATATGCACCTCCAATATCAAAAATTGAAGGATTAATAGATTGGACAAACTCTGTAAAAGAAATATTCAATAAATATAGAGCATTAAAATACTGGCCAGGTTTATATACCTATTTTAATGGCAAAATACTTAAGGTTCATAATATTGAAGTTCATAACAATTTAAATTCTTCAAGCAATTTTGGGGAGATAGTATCAATTGAAAATGACGGTCTATATGTTAAAGCTTCTGATGGACTTATTAAAATTATTGAACTCCAGATAGAAGGAAGTAAAAAAATGGATGCAAAAAGTTTTATAAATGGGTATAAAATTAAAGTGGGAGACAAACTTGGCTAA
- a CDS encoding Stp1/IreP family PP2C-type Ser/Thr phosphatase — protein MVVYYKSHSGYVRTNNEDYYIVYRNDNNSGIFIIADGMGGHVSGEVASYLASTCLFNYLITKLEYNKNIEELLYNSFIWTNEFLNNFIEKNIEYSSMGTTLLCAIIINDDIYIANVGDSRAYFYNGYQLYQVTEDHSLVYQMYKNGDISKEQIEIHPQKNIITQAIGLTKDLKVDIYKLSFLSDDNLLLLCTDGLTNMLNDEYIEKIISNSKIDNLTDDLIEEALRKGGKDNISVISVKK, from the coding sequence GTGGTTGTGTATTACAAAAGTCATTCTGGATATGTAAGAACAAATAATGAAGACTATTATATTGTTTACAGAAATGATAACAACAGTGGAATTTTCATTATTGCAGATGGCATGGGGGGACATGTATCTGGAGAAGTTGCCTCTTATTTAGCAAGTACCTGTCTTTTTAATTATTTGATAACTAAGTTAGAATATAATAAAAATATTGAAGAACTGCTTTATAACTCATTTATTTGGACAAATGAATTCTTAAATAATTTCATTGAAAAAAATATTGAATATTCATCAATGGGTACAACACTATTATGTGCCATAATTATTAATGATGATATTTATATTGCAAATGTTGGTGATTCACGTGCTTATTTTTATAATGGCTATCAACTTTATCAGGTAACAGAAGATCATTCATTGGTGTATCAAATGTATAAAAATGGAGATATTAGTAAAGAACAGATAGAAATACATCCCCAAAAAAATATAATTACTCAGGCTATAGGATTGACAAAAGATTTAAAAGTTGATATCTATAAATTATCATTTTTATCAGATGATAATTTATTATTACTTTGTACTGATGGTTTAACAAATATGTTAAATGATGAATACATAGAAAAAATTATTAGTAATTCCAAAATAGATAATCTAACAGATGATTTAATTGAAGAAGCACTAAGAAAGGGCGGTAAAGATAACATATCAGTGATATCAGTAAAAAAATAA